The Geomonas agri genome contains the following window.
TGCTCGACCTGGCGAGCGACCGGGAGGGGTGGCCCCTTGCTGCCACGCCAGGGTGCAAGAAGAAGTTTCACAAAGAGCTCGCCATTCTGGAGCGGGAAGGCGCGGTTAGCCACCGGGTGGAAGAAGAGGCCGACGCGGCCTCCCTTGAGCGTTTCTTCGCTTTTTACCGACAGGCGACCGGGAGAACCAGTGAGGTGTTGCATCGCCTGCTTGCGGGGTATCTGGAGCGCTGCGAGAAGGGGGGGGGGGTGAGCATAGACGCACTTGCCGTAGGCGGGCGCGACATCGCCAGCCTGCTCCATTTTCGCTGCCACGGCTCGCTCTTTCTCTACCTCGTGGCGGTGGACAAGGACTTTAACCCTAGGATCAGCGTGGGGCACCTCCTTTTGGGGCACTGCATCGTGAGCGCCCGGGAAGCGGGGTACCGGCGCTGCGATTTTCTGAAGGGGGACGAAGGTTACAAATTCTTCTGGGCGACGGGCGGCCGCCGCACACTGCAGTTAAGGCTCTGGCGCAAAAGTCCCCTCGCCCTGTCGGCGGGGTGTTGGAGGATGGCCCGCCACGCGGGGAAGCTGCTTCTCAGGTAGCAGGCGCGTGGGAAGGAGGAGGTCATGGAAAGGGGCAGGACATGTCAGCTGCAGGTGGTGTACCGCTCGGGCGGCCCTCTCACCGTCTTCGACAGGGCCAGGACCTTCGCGCTGCGCTTGAACAGCGCCCTCAAGCGGCGCCTGATCAGCCGCTTCAGCAGCATGGAGGAGGTGAGCGCAGCCGGCGCCTGCGCCATCAACAGGGGCGCTAACCTGCTCTTCTCGCCGCCCGGTTCCTGCCTGCAGCCGGGCGACCTGGTCGAGGTCCTCACCATGGAGGAGATCCGGCGGACCCTGAACGCCAACAACTGCTGCGGCAGGCTGCAGTTCATGCCCGGAATGGAGCGTTTTGCGGGGCAGCGCTACACCGTCCTAAAGCCGGTGAGGACCATGTTCGACGAGCGCGCCTGGAAGATGGTGCGGGTGAAAGACACGGTCGTTCTGCGGGACGTGATCTGCGACGGCACCGGGCTCTACGACAAGGAAGGGTGCGACCGCTGCTGTTTCTACTTCTGGAAAACCGACTGGCTGCGCAGGGTGCGCTAAGCCATGGGCCACGACTCGACACCCCTCACGGTGGAACTTGCCGGCGGATGGGAGGCGACCGCATACCGGGAGTGGTCTTTTCCCCGGGAGTTGCCGGGGAGCTGGGACGCCCTCGCCAAGGCCTACGGCGATCTCGGGGTCTTTCTCAGCTTCGAGAATTTCTCCTGCTGGTGGCGCTCCTTCGGCGCCGCCGCGCGCCCCTTGGTGACGGTACTCTCCAAGGGGGGGAAACCGATGGGGATCTTCCCGTGCCAGTTGGTGCAGGAGGGAACGCAGCAAAGGAGCATCCGATCTCTCACCAACAACGAGACCCACTGTTATGATTTTCTCGTGGCCGGGGAGGAGCGTCCAGCGGCGTTGTCCGGTTTTCTCCTCGCTGCGGCGCGCCTCTTCCCGGCAGAGAGCATCACCATCGAAAAGATGCCTGCCCAGGGGCCCAACACCGGCCCTTTGCTGGAACTTTTGGCCCGAAGGGGGGGGCGCTTCCATCAGAGCTTTCACCCCACGGCACCCTGGCTTGAGGTCCCCCAAAGCGAGGAGGAACTGCTGGGGCGCCTTTCGGGAAGGGTGCAGAAATCGCTGCGGCAAAGCCGCAAGCGTGGGGCGAGGGAAGGCAGGATCTGGCTGCAGGCCGTGACCGGGAACGACTCCCTCGAAGCCACCCTCTCCGAGGTGTTCGAGGTAGAGTACCGCGGCTGGAAAGGGGAGGCGGGGACGGCCATCAAGTGCCGGCACGACGCGGAGAGCTACTACCGGGGAGTGGCGCGCTGGGCGCTCGAAAGCGGCGCGCTGGTCCTGTTCCTGCTGAGGCTCGACCAGTGCGTCACCGCCGCCTGTTTCTGCCTAGTCCGGGGCAACACGCTATTCATCCTGAAGACGGGCTACGATGAAAAGTACCGGCACCTCACCCCGGGGCTGCTCCTTCTCGCCGAAGTGCTCACCTGGTGCCGGGAGACCGGAGGGTATTCGGTCTGCGACCTGTGCGGCGGCTGCGAACCCTGGAAGATGGAGTGGACCGGCCGCACCGGGGCCAGCGGGATGATCACCATCTACCCCGCCTCTTTTTCCGGCACCCTCGAATACTTCAGGAACTGCGGGTGGAAACTCTTCCTGAAAAAGTTCCGGCTGGTGCAGTACGGCCTTGACCTCCTCCGGCGTGACAGCGCGCCTTCCGCCCGGTCGCCGCAGGTTTTTCCCTAGTCCTCGACGCTGCGTCCCATAAGCGGAGGTGGGCCATGTTGCTCGTCATCACCATCGATACGGAAGAGGACAACTGGGGTGGATACACGGACCGGTGCTACTCGCTGGAGAACCTGAAGCAGATCCACAAACTCCAGACCCTTTTCGACCGCTACGGCATGCGGCCGACCTACCTCATCAACTACCCGGTCGCCACGGACCCGCTGGCCATCGAGCTCTTCTCCGACTTGCTCTCGCGCGGCAAGTGCGAGGTCGGCATGCACTGTCACCCCTGGAACACCCCTCCCTTCGAGGAGCAGCTCTGCTCGATCAACAGCATGCTGTGCAACCTCCCCGAGGAGTTGCAGTTCCGCAAGCTGGAAGCGCTCAAAAACGCGATCTGCGACAACCTTGGGATCATGCCCGCCTCCTTCCGCGCCGGTCGCTGGGCCTTCAGTAGCGCCACGGCACGCTCCATCCAGAGGCTCGGGGTCAAGATAGATACCTCGGTCACCTCCTATACCAGCTGGACCGATTACCACGGGGTCGACTACAGCAGGGTCCCGCCCCGCCCCTACCGCTTTTCCGCAGAGAACATCTTCGAGAGCGACGACGCAGGCGAGTTGCTGCAGTTCCCTGCCACGGTGGGCTTTCTGCAGCCTGGTTTCGACATCTGCTGCCGCGCCGATGAACTGCTCAAGAGAGCGCCGCTCAGGAAGATGAGGCTTTGCGGCATCCTCGACCGGCTGAGGCTTTTGAACAAGGTGGCGCTCTCCCCGGAAACTGCCACCGGCCCTTGCATGGTCATGCTCGCCAGGCGCTTGCGCGCGTTGAAAATCGGCTACCTGAACCTGTTCTTCCATTCGACCACGCTGGTGCCGGGGCTCTCCCCCTTCAACAGGAGCGCAGGCGATACGGAGCGCTTCTTTGCAAGCCTGGAAACATTCCTGCAGTATGCCAGGGAGACGGCGATCGAGTTCTGCACCCTCAGTGAGGTCCGCCTGGGCGATTTCTGCCCCTGCGGCAGGGAGCTCAATGAGTGCCGGGGCATTTCCCCGCTGCTGCCGGAGGGGAACAGGCCCGGGAGCTTGGACGGCGCCCCCCGGGCGGCCCGGGCACGGGGGGGGGGAAGGCTGCCGCCTGTCCCGCGGGAGAGGCCCCGCCACCGGGAGGGGTGAAGGAGCGCTCCGCGGCGCTGCCGGTGCAAGAGGCAATCCGCGGGCGGTGGGCCGCTCCCGGTGGGAGCGGGGTTGCCTCTTTCCCTCACGGCTGCCCTCAGCGCGGTTGGGTAAAAGCCTGCTTTGGGTGGTCCCCAAGCCATGCGGCCACTCCAGTGTGGATGCCGTGCTGTGTTGGCGGTAATTTATTTGTATTAACAAATCATTCCTTTCTCAAAAAATGTTTCCCCCAAGCTTTCAGGCCGATCCCCCATTTCATGTATCTGCACAAATGAGTGTCACACGGTAACTTTTTTCTCTGTACGAATCCTGCCCCCTTGCATAGTGACTGAATTATTTCACTTGCGCTTGCACCATTAAGTGTTAAATTTTTCGACATAATTAATGAATCAACAGATCACTGAATCACCGTACCTACTGCCTGAGTGGAGGTCTTACTGTGAGATTACTCCCCCTGCTTCTGATCGTGCTTTTGACCTGTGCTGCCTGCGGCAGCAAAACCAAAGAGACCCTTTATGACGAGGGGATGAAGCAGCTGGAAGCCA
Protein-coding sequences here:
- a CDS encoding GNAT family N-acetyltransferase; protein product: MGHDSTPLTVELAGGWEATAYREWSFPRELPGSWDALAKAYGDLGVFLSFENFSCWWRSFGAAARPLVTVLSKGGKPMGIFPCQLVQEGTQQRSIRSLTNNETHCYDFLVAGEERPAALSGFLLAAARLFPAESITIEKMPAQGPNTGPLLELLARRGGRFHQSFHPTAPWLEVPQSEEELLGRLSGRVQKSLRQSRKRGAREGRIWLQAVTGNDSLEATLSEVFEVEYRGWKGEAGTAIKCRHDAESYYRGVARWALESGALVLFLLRLDQCVTAACFCLVRGNTLFILKTGYDEKYRHLTPGLLLLAEVLTWCRETGGYSVCDLCGGCEPWKMEWTGRTGASGMITIYPASFSGTLEYFRNCGWKLFLKKFRLVQYGLDLLRRDSAPSARSPQVFP
- a CDS encoding polysaccharide deacetylase family protein is translated as MLLVITIDTEEDNWGGYTDRCYSLENLKQIHKLQTLFDRYGMRPTYLINYPVATDPLAIELFSDLLSRGKCEVGMHCHPWNTPPFEEQLCSINSMLCNLPEELQFRKLEALKNAICDNLGIMPASFRAGRWAFSSATARSIQRLGVKIDTSVTSYTSWTDYHGVDYSRVPPRPYRFSAENIFESDDAGELLQFPATVGFLQPGFDICCRADELLKRAPLRKMRLCGILDRLRLLNKVALSPETATGPCMVMLARRLRALKIGYLNLFFHSTTLVPGLSPFNRSAGDTERFFASLETFLQYARETAIEFCTLSEVRLGDFCPCGRELNECRGISPLLPEGNRPGSLDGAPRAARARGGGRLPPVPRERPRHREG
- a CDS encoding GNAT family N-acetyltransferase, with product MSNLSVTVIDSPAKLQGLALSWNELLEASVSDSPFLRWEWLATWVECCLGKKRSLFVLSFEEKGRVAGIAPFFLEMSGGVLPRRTIRFLGTPEGGSDYLDVFCRRGRETEVADALYHYLVGEGRGRWDVLHLQDIPAESVFLLRFLNRVDEVGKYYEITPGAFCPVLDLASDREGWPLAATPGCKKKFHKELAILEREGAVSHRVEEEADAASLERFFAFYRQATGRTSEVLHRLLAGYLERCEKGGGVSIDALAVGGRDIASLLHFRCHGSLFLYLVAVDKDFNPRISVGHLLLGHCIVSAREAGYRRCDFLKGDEGYKFFWATGGRRTLQLRLWRKSPLALSAGCWRMARHAGKLLLR